A portion of the Candidatus Bathyarchaeota archaeon genome contains these proteins:
- a CDS encoding right-handed parallel beta-helix repeat-containing protein has protein sequence MISVLCASSRTISGKVLNHRTAASLLLTILLAALLATSFKIVPPVKAAYHIVPDEFPTIQDAIDNADFNVSDTIGVTSGNVYIENINITKPWKIIALGDSDPKKTTIDGYGISNVVTISANDILITGFTIRNSSDWGCGIYIKNASSGNVIFNNIISDNDLGIVLVSPPGENATQYCSRIVLHNNTIVNNTYTGISLLGDNHNITENTLEGNGAGIFGGTYNSWICNNNIVSNPLVYGPAIGLVGSNNTVENNRILNNQGVGIQLSGSFWTQPPNVVKGNVISNNSYGVKLSGTNNSIIMNNNISYSSVCEVFLVDSHNNIVFDNTIRGANRQVDGIRLSSSGNNTIKKNLIDTSFNCVSLNNSDGNIIIENSGATGKYGVSLFSSDSNNITANTLYYNEDSGIYLHLSDENQIHNNTIYRNKDGLLLDYSNWNQIQNNTISRNKNGLLLNYSNRNLISANDVYSNVRLGLILQFSENNTLIDNNLADNKYNFGVWGSSLSHFNHSIDISNMVDGRSIWYLRNQKDRVINSTSVGYLALINCTSITAQCLSLSKNFQGVLLASTSNSELEILNLRDNYYGVYMLWSDNNTLTRSSISNNKQEGYGEGYGIYLYWSVHNTLEENGIESNECAIFLESAVSNNITRNNIQYHEDTVAMELWVSRNNTIYLNNFYTSNIEFTPHFENNWNYSDIGNYWYDDVKGPINETYNIDYHPQQFPFKSALEGDFDYDGDVDIYDIVMIAPAYGSQPGDGNWDIFVDLNENWEIDIYDVVAAANNYGTKWSC, from the coding sequence ATGATTAGCGTCTTATGTGCAAGCAGTCGTACTATTAGTGGAAAAGTTCTCAATCATAGAACAGCTGCATCACTGTTGCTGACAATTCTTTTGGCAGCTTTGCTTGCTACATCATTCAAGATAGTGCCACCGGTAAAAGCAGCCTATCATATAGTTCCTGACGAATTCCCGACTATCCAAGATGCTATTGACAATGCTGACTTCAATGTTTCCGACACGATAGGCGTGACAAGTGGCAATGTCTATATCGAGAATATAAACATCACTAAACCTTGGAAGATTATAGCTTTGGGCGATTCTGATCCCAAAAAGACGACGATCGACGGGTACGGAATATCTAACGTAGTTACTATATCAGCAAATGACATATTAATTACCGGTTTCACAATCAGAAATAGTTCAGACTGGGGTTGCGGGATTTACATAAAGAATGCTTCTTCGGGAAATGTGATATTTAACAACATTATATCCGACAACGATCTTGGAATTGTACTAGTCTCCCCCCCTGGGGAGAATGCAACCCAATACTGTAGTCGTATCGTTCTGCACAACAATACGATAGTGAACAACACTTATACAGGCATTAGTCTATTGGGTGACAATCATAACATCACCGAAAACACGCTAGAAGGCAATGGTGCTGGGATCTTTGGAGGGACGTATAATAGTTGGATATGCAATAACAATATCGTTTCAAATCCTTTGGTATATGGTCCGGCGATCGGGCTCGTCGGTTCCAACAACACGGTAGAGAATAACAGAATACTCAACAACCAAGGCGTGGGAATTCAATTAAGTGGTTCTTTTTGGACCCAGCCTCCCAATGTAGTGAAAGGCAACGTAATATCCAATAACAGCTATGGTGTGAAGCTTTCTGGGACAAACAACAGTATCATCATGAACAACAACATATCTTACAGTAGTGTATGCGAGGTTTTCCTCGTCGACTCACATAATAACATTGTGTTTGACAATACTATCCGTGGAGCTAACCGTCAAGTAGATGGGATCCGTTTGTCCTCATCAGGCAACAACACTATCAAGAAGAACCTTATTGATACCAGTTTCAACTGCGTCTCTCTAAATAATTCAGATGGCAACATAATCATAGAGAATTCTGGCGCCACCGGCAAATATGGTGTAAGTCTATTTTCCTCTGACAGCAATAATATTACAGCGAACACCTTGTATTACAATGAAGACAGTGGTATATACCTACATCTCTCAGATGAGAATCAGATTCACAATAACACCATCTATCGTAACAAAGATGGGCTGCTACTGGACTACTCGAACTGGAACCAAATTCAGAACAACACCATTTCGCGCAACAAAAATGGGCTGTTACTGAACTATTCGAACAGGAATCTGATTTCCGCAAACGATGTCTATAGCAATGTTCGCTTGGGACTAATTCTCCAGTTTTCTGAAAACAATACCTTGATTGACAACAATCTGGCGGACAATAAATACAATTTCGGAGTATGGGGTTCCAGCCTTTCTCACTTCAACCATTCAATAGACATCAGCAATATGGTCGATGGACGCAGTATCTGGTACTTAAGAAACCAGAAAGACCGAGTCATAAACAGCACGAGTGTTGGGTACCTTGCACTCATAAACTGTACGTCAATTACGGCTCAATGTCTGAGCTTGAGTAAAAACTTTCAAGGTGTTTTGCTGGCGTCAACAAGTAACTCAGAACTCGAAATCTTGAATCTTCGCGACAACTACTATGGGGTCTATATGTTGTGGTCCGACAACAATACTCTGACTCGCAGTAGTATTAGCAACAATAAGCAAGAGGGATACGGTGAAGGCTATGGCATATACCTGTATTGGTCTGTCCACAATACACTGGAAGAAAATGGCATAGAGAGCAATGAATGTGCGATTTTCCTAGAATCAGCGGTGAGTAACAACATAACCCGTAACAATATACAATATCACGAAGATACCGTGGCCATGGAACTATGGGTCTCCCGGAACAACACAATTTACCTCAATAACTTCTACACATCAAACATAGAGTTCACTCCGCACTTTGAAAACAATTGGAACTATAGCGACATTGGAAACTATTGGTACGACGATGTAAAAGGTCCGATAAACGAAACCTATAACATAGACTATCATCCACAACAGTTCCCATTCAAGAGTGCATTGGAAGGGGATTTTGACTACGACGGAGACGTGGACATATACGACATTGTAATGATCGCACCGGCCTATGGTTCGCAACCGGGAGATGGTAACTGGGACATATTCGTCGACTTGAACGAGAATTGGGAAATTGACATATACGATGTGGTTGCCGCAGCCAACAACTATGGCACCAAGTGGAGCTGCTGA
- a CDS encoding flavodoxin family protein — protein MKVLGISCSARINKNTADLLNLALETLRAKDLQTELIQLANFNIFPCQRCDYQCLYHKERDCPIKDDVPEIWKRLKAADGVIFGVPVYSGTIPSLMKILFERSQALVPEEPPKHPQVTGIIILGSYGHLNVLGALAPCIMYYPDFKPVGYVMAIGWEKAIEKERTRQEVIALAKNVYKELRLHGTQKRKTS, from the coding sequence ATGAAGGTATTGGGTATATCATGTAGTGCTAGAATCAACAAAAACACGGCTGATCTGTTAAATCTTGCCTTAGAGACATTGCGGGCTAAAGATCTCCAAACCGAACTCATTCAACTAGCAAACTTCAATATTTTTCCTTGCCAACGCTGTGACTACCAATGTCTCTATCATAAAGAACGAGACTGTCCAATCAAGGATGATGTCCCTGAAATCTGGAAACGATTAAAAGCGGCTGACGGAGTAATTTTCGGAGTCCCTGTCTATAGCGGAACGATTCCTTCACTGATGAAAATCTTGTTCGAAAGGTCTCAAGCGCTAGTTCCAGAAGAACCACCAAAACATCCTCAAGTTACAGGGATAATAATTCTTGGTTCATACGGGCATCTTAACGTACTTGGTGCCTTAGCACCATGCATTATGTATTATCCGGATTTCAAGCCTGTAGGGTATGTGATGGCAATAGGATGGGAAAAAGCAATCGAGAAAGAGAGAACACGGCAAGAGGTAATTGCACTTGCCAAAAATGTTTACAAGGAACTTAGGCTTCATGGAACACAAAAAAGAAAGACAAGTTGA
- a CDS encoding thiolase domain-containing protein: protein MGEVAIVGIGCTGFKSVMPDISYKEMMFEAATRAYQDAGNISPRKDIDAFISVAEDYWEGFSIFDEFVPDQMGAVLRHLFTVSGDSIIGLATAYMLIKTGHFEVVALESHGKPSDILTLYDIVSFAMDPILNRPLGGHPFYVAGMEMNRFLCTTGTTKEQCAMVVSKNKRNALGNPLAAYGADVDIEDALCSDPYFHPLNRLDISQPADGGIVMVLASDEVATKLNDNPVWVRGVGWACETPSLETRCWSEAVYARIAAEMAYKKAGINTPSKEVDFAEVDDLFSYKELQHMEALKLCRTGKAGKLTEEGITQIDGYLPINPSGGILGMGWALEASGLQRLLEVVLQLRGEAGSRQLADVEVGVAQSWRGVPTATGAVAVLSNC, encoded by the coding sequence TTGGGAGAAGTTGCTATTGTTGGTATCGGATGCACAGGTTTCAAGTCGGTTATGCCAGACATATCTTACAAAGAAATGATGTTCGAAGCTGCAACAAGAGCTTATCAAGATGCTGGAAACATTAGTCCTCGCAAAGACATCGACGCCTTTATCTCAGTTGCTGAAGACTACTGGGAAGGCTTCAGCATATTCGACGAATTCGTTCCAGACCAAATGGGCGCCGTACTGCGGCATTTGTTTACGGTTTCAGGCGACAGTATCATAGGGTTAGCAACGGCCTACATGCTCATCAAAACAGGACACTTCGAAGTAGTCGCGCTGGAATCACATGGCAAGCCTTCAGACATACTCACCCTATATGATATTGTTTCATTTGCAATGGACCCTATACTTAATAGACCGCTCGGAGGACACCCATTTTACGTTGCAGGCATGGAAATGAACCGCTTCCTCTGCACGACAGGCACCACTAAAGAACAATGTGCAATGGTCGTGTCAAAGAACAAAAGAAACGCGCTGGGCAACCCGTTGGCCGCTTATGGAGCAGACGTCGATATTGAAGATGCACTATGTTCTGATCCATACTTTCATCCTTTGAATCGACTTGACATTAGTCAACCTGCAGACGGCGGTATCGTAATGGTGCTGGCGTCAGATGAAGTCGCCACGAAACTCAACGACAACCCGGTCTGGGTGAGAGGTGTGGGCTGGGCATGTGAGACGCCTTCGCTAGAAACCAGATGCTGGAGTGAAGCAGTTTATGCGCGAATCGCCGCGGAAATGGCGTACAAGAAGGCGGGAATAAATACTCCGAGCAAAGAGGTTGACTTTGCCGAAGTAGACGACCTATTTTCTTACAAGGAACTTCAGCACATGGAAGCGCTTAAGCTCTGTAGAACTGGTAAAGCAGGTAAACTAACTGAAGAAGGCATAACTCAGATTGATGGCTATCTTCCTATAAACCCTTCAGGGGGAATACTGGGAATGGGTTGGGCATTAGAGGCATCTGGCTTGCAGCGTTTGCTGGAGGTTGTTCTGCAACTCCGAGGAGAAGCAGGAAGTAGGCAATTGGCAGATGTGGAAGTTGGGGTAGCACAATCGTGGCGCGGAGTTCCAACAGCTACTGGTGCCGTTGCGGTTTTAAGTAATTGTTAG
- a CDS encoding thiolase domain-containing protein, giving the protein MKMFGKKRVAVIGAGMTLFRRNLKETGKELSWEASKMALDQAGLELKDMQSVVMGTAPDAFDGVHMKGEYLADGAGAWRKPYSRVFVGGGTGVFAVNAGWWHVASGQFDTCLVVGEEKMSSCYPHPAYAFTTIFDPIYSRPLGVTLIWIFALEMHRYMHVHGITKEEIALVSVKNKRNALDHPCAQLGANITVEDVLNSEIMCWPVQRLDISPTSDGAAALVLASEDVAKKLTDNPVWIDGAGWCIDSTFWTNRDLYYPKYVQCAAQMAYKMAGIKNPPKEIDVAEVYDPFDYKELHHMEGLMLCRKGQAAKLTADGVTQRDGDLPINPSGGLLGVGNPIAAAGTMKCCEIFWQLRGEAGKRQVKGDPRTGLAQAWGDLMQYGSVVIMRS; this is encoded by the coding sequence ATGAAAATGTTTGGAAAGAAAAGAGTTGCAGTTATAGGCGCAGGCATGACGTTGTTTAGGCGAAACTTGAAAGAAACAGGTAAAGAGCTGTCTTGGGAAGCCTCTAAAATGGCTTTGGACCAAGCTGGGCTTGAGCTGAAGGACATGCAGAGTGTCGTCATGGGGACAGCTCCGGACGCTTTTGACGGGGTCCATATGAAGGGAGAATATTTGGCCGATGGTGCAGGGGCGTGGCGGAAACCTTACTCAAGAGTGTTTGTTGGCGGTGGAACTGGAGTCTTTGCGGTTAACGCGGGTTGGTGGCATGTTGCTTCAGGTCAGTTTGACACTTGCTTGGTTGTGGGAGAGGAGAAAATGTCTTCTTGTTATCCGCATCCAGCATATGCCTTCACAACAATCTTTGACCCGATCTACAGCAGACCGCTAGGTGTAACGTTGATTTGGATATTTGCTCTTGAAATGCATAGGTACATGCATGTTCATGGCATAACAAAGGAGGAAATTGCGCTAGTTTCAGTGAAGAACAAACGTAACGCTTTAGATCATCCATGTGCGCAGTTGGGCGCTAACATCACGGTTGAAGACGTGCTTAACTCAGAGATTATGTGCTGGCCGGTTCAGAGACTTGACATCAGCCCAACGAGCGATGGTGCAGCTGCGTTAGTTTTGGCTTCTGAAGATGTTGCCAAAAAACTTACGGATAACCCAGTTTGGATTGACGGTGCGGGCTGGTGCATTGACTCAACCTTCTGGACAAACCGCGACCTTTACTATCCTAAGTACGTGCAATGTGCGGCTCAGATGGCTTACAAGATGGCAGGAATCAAAAACCCACCGAAAGAAATCGACGTCGCAGAAGTCTACGACCCATTCGACTATAAAGAACTACATCACATGGAAGGCCTAATGCTCTGCCGCAAAGGACAAGCCGCGAAACTGACAGCAGACGGCGTGACTCAAAGAGACGGAGATTTGCCAATAAACCCGTCAGGCGGCTTACTAGGTGTTGGCAATCCCATTGCTGCAGCAGGTACAATGAAATGCTGCGAAATCTTCTGGCAACTGCGAGGCGAAGCCGGCAAAAGACAAGTGAAAGGTGACCCAAGAACAGGATTAGCGCAGGCTTGGGGTGACCTAATGCAGTACGGCTCCGTCGTAATAATGAGGAGTTGA
- a CDS encoding Zn-ribbon domain-containing OB-fold protein: MSEKIKHFPGEPLKSSDIRDGKIPAVKHHPNIKYLWSAGVAMSRFLEGMKKGKIVGSTCKKCSRIMVPPRAFCEQCFKPTDGYTYVKDTGTINTWSASYVAGDASRIKEPILVAVIDLDGASKGMGILHLLGEIDDWKQIKFGMKVKAVWKPPEERTGAITDIKYFRPLREG, translated from the coding sequence ATGAGTGAAAAGATTAAGCATTTTCCAGGCGAACCATTGAAAAGCAGCGACATAAGAGACGGCAAAATCCCAGCTGTAAAGCATCACCCCAACATCAAGTATTTGTGGAGCGCAGGCGTTGCAATGAGCCGATTCTTAGAAGGAATGAAAAAAGGCAAAATCGTAGGCTCCACCTGCAAGAAATGCAGTCGGATCATGGTCCCTCCTAGAGCTTTCTGTGAACAATGCTTCAAGCCAACCGACGGATATACATATGTAAAGGATACAGGCACAATCAACACTTGGTCAGCCTCCTACGTTGCAGGAGACGCTAGCCGAATAAAGGAGCCAATACTAGTCGCGGTTATTGATTTAGATGGGGCGTCAAAGGGAATGGGAATACTGCACCTGCTAGGTGAAATCGACGATTGGAAACAAATAAAGTTCGGCATGAAAGTCAAAGCTGTCTGGAAGCCTCCAGAAGAACGAACTGGCGCAATCACAGATATCAAGTATTTCCGACCCCTCAGGGAGGGCTAA
- a CDS encoding Zn-ribbon domain-containing OB-fold protein, translating into MATEKIIDVRRMTHWPGHMETDHIYTLGIANEKFFMEIKENGRILGAKCKRCDNIFVPPRIYCEKCFNKITEWINVGTKGAVHTFTVAHVDINGAKLKEPVIYALIKFGNAEGGLVHKLGEIEPCDVKIGMHVEAAFKPQTERTGNINDIKYFKPQK; encoded by the coding sequence ATGGCAACAGAAAAAATTATTGACGTAAGACGAATGACTCATTGGCCCGGACACATGGAAACAGACCACATTTACACTTTGGGCATAGCTAACGAAAAATTCTTCATGGAAATCAAAGAAAACGGAAGAATCCTAGGTGCCAAATGCAAACGTTGCGACAACATTTTTGTGCCTCCAAGGATTTACTGCGAAAAATGCTTCAACAAAATCACAGAGTGGATAAATGTAGGCACAAAGGGTGCAGTGCACACGTTCACAGTGGCCCACGTTGACATTAATGGCGCCAAACTGAAAGAACCAGTAATATACGCCTTGATAAAATTTGGCAACGCAGAAGGCGGCCTTGTCCATAAACTCGGCGAAATAGAACCCTGCGACGTCAAAATAGGCATGCACGTAGAAGCTGCGTTTAAGCCGCAAACTGAAAGAACCGGAAACATAAACGACATCAAATACTTCAAGCCACAGAAATAA
- a CDS encoding DUF362 domain-containing protein: MSRAQTSADLRRLFKDPWLKTDVFIVKPNWFSPHPANFTDVETLQVLLDALDGRVIVTEAYSMERQDGSMRFTVDDEEVDWRWIMKHPNWDWIKKEGRWDEIKKQDKWFLDEFGFTDLFNEHGVDYVNVTEEVWQGRTADVGKIKKMVETRFAPVLKEKLYKYVPQRLYDLRGATLISFGKVKGIRGTFPSLTMKNLFGLIPDPLRSWWHGSNDEWLGRSIVDINKIYATLFKVYGICEALRHATVSDPQGEVKVPWGSYSIAKNLGVLTFGRHLVSLDAILCGLIGVAPERVSYIKLGEEAFGFYNRRHVEKAKASKDWFHV; this comes from the coding sequence GTGAGTAGAGCTCAGACTTCTGCCGATTTAAGGCGACTTTTCAAGGATCCATGGCTGAAGACGGACGTCTTTATCGTTAAACCAAACTGGTTTAGTCCGCACCCCGCCAACTTCACGGATGTTGAGACCTTACAAGTGCTGCTAGATGCGCTAGATGGTCGAGTTATAGTCACTGAAGCCTACTCGATGGAACGGCAGGATGGTAGTATGAGGTTCACTGTGGACGATGAGGAAGTTGACTGGAGATGGATCATGAAGCACCCAAACTGGGATTGGATCAAGAAGGAAGGCCGATGGGATGAGATAAAAAAGCAAGACAAGTGGTTCCTTGACGAGTTCGGTTTTACCGATCTCTTCAACGAACATGGAGTCGACTACGTTAATGTCACAGAAGAGGTATGGCAAGGGCGGACAGCAGATGTCGGAAAGATTAAGAAGATGGTAGAGACTCGTTTCGCACCAGTTCTTAAGGAGAAGCTATACAAATATGTCCCTCAGCGGTTGTATGACCTGCGAGGCGCCACCCTCATTAGCTTCGGCAAGGTGAAGGGGATTCGGGGAACTTTTCCGAGTCTGACGATGAAGAACCTCTTTGGCCTAATTCCTGACCCGCTCAGATCATGGTGGCATGGTTCCAACGACGAATGGCTTGGAAGGAGCATCGTCGACATCAACAAGATCTATGCAACCCTTTTCAAAGTCTATGGCATCTGCGAGGCACTTCGCCACGCGACAGTTAGCGACCCCCAAGGCGAAGTGAAGGTACCCTGGGGAAGTTACAGCATTGCAAAGAACCTTGGTGTTTTAACCTTTGGTAGACACCTTGTCTCTCTTGATGCTATCCTCTGCGGACTCATAGGTGTCGCTCCTGAGAGAGTTTCGTACATAAAGCTCGGCGAAGAGGCTTTTGGATTCTACAATAGACGACATGTAGAGAAGGCGAAAGCATCGAAAGATTGGTTTCACGTTTGA
- a CDS encoding restriction endonuclease, SacI family, whose amino-acid sequence MSGKESVDLEKAKILIKKEWAYVESHPSGNFLDPKKHGTEIMQIGNVLQGNELTYRYILVTSALAKAVNPKIHFRALQKGSKLQGAYDARSVAHKVLVPFEKSHGERLGGSNEPFLNRPARYPEFALTNRDRNREAQNQLYSLLENSQVHCQTDISYPLAFLRQVLQEMIRLNPAKFDFPSPPVKVSLELTKEILDKFLSVSGSGERLVAVCAATFASLSEILDGQLTIKVYPVNWPDRFAKTAGDIEFYLNGTLEKAAEVKDKPVTEGDTRHCEAKARKHKLSDYIILYGAGIVKSDEEGIKKFIRSRIEKGINLYLFEVPQELTPFLMVIGEKGRSLFLKKVGEYLNEIKATRENKLRWKRIVTI is encoded by the coding sequence GTGAGTGGAAAGGAATCTGTTGACCTAGAGAAAGCGAAAATTCTCATTAAAAAAGAATGGGCATATGTTGAAAGTCACCCAAGTGGAAACTTCCTTGACCCTAAGAAACACGGTACTGAGATAATGCAGATTGGAAATGTTCTCCAAGGCAACGAATTGACTTATAGATATATCTTGGTTACTTCAGCACTCGCAAAGGCTGTCAATCCGAAAATCCACTTCCGAGCATTGCAGAAAGGTAGCAAGCTACAAGGTGCTTATGACGCTAGAAGTGTGGCGCACAAGGTTCTTGTTCCATTTGAAAAAAGTCACGGTGAGCGATTGGGTGGTTCAAACGAACCATTTCTTAATCGCCCAGCCCGATATCCAGAATTTGCTCTTACCAACAGAGATAGAAATCGAGAAGCGCAGAATCAGCTTTACAGCCTTCTTGAAAACAGTCAAGTTCATTGCCAAACCGATATTTCATATCCTCTTGCCTTCCTGCGACAAGTTCTGCAAGAGATGATTAGACTCAATCCAGCAAAGTTCGACTTTCCAAGTCCACCAGTTAAGGTAAGTCTAGAATTGACAAAAGAAATACTAGATAAGTTTCTCAGTGTCTCGGGCAGCGGAGAAAGATTGGTAGCAGTTTGTGCAGCGACATTTGCGAGTTTAAGTGAAATACTTGATGGTCAGCTAACAATAAAGGTCTATCCAGTCAATTGGCCAGACAGGTTTGCGAAAACTGCTGGAGACATAGAATTTTACTTGAATGGCACGTTGGAAAAAGCCGCAGAAGTAAAAGACAAACCAGTAACTGAGGGCGATACAAGACATTGCGAGGCGAAAGCTAGAAAACACAAATTATCCGACTACATAATCCTTTATGGAGCAGGTATTGTGAAAAGCGACGAAGAGGGCATCAAAAAGTTCATAAGGTCAAGAATTGAGAAAGGAATCAATCTTTATCTATTTGAGGTTCCTCAAGAGCTTACTCCATTTCTGATGGTTATCGGGGAAAAGGGGAGGAGTCTTTTTCTAAAAAAGGTTGGAGAATACCTCAATGAAATTAAGGCAACCCGAGAAAATAAACTTAGATGGAAACGTATTGTAACAATCTAG
- a CDS encoding DNA adenine methylase, giving the protein MQTNAEESRKKLIAFGWYGGKFSHLDWLLPLLPKTRHFCEPFGGSAAVLINREPSPLETYNDLDGEVVNFFKVLRDEKDELIEMIGLTPFSRKEYINAINMKGNPNLSNLERARLFYIRARQTRTGLAQSATPGRWAHCRLTSRAGMAGAVSRWLGAVESLSQIAQRLLRVQFENSPAIEVIERYDSPETLFYCDPPYPHESRGDSNAYEFEMTDEEHTELAEKLHTVEGKVALSSYGCALMGKLYGDWERIDAPEKLCHSVKRLRQESIWINY; this is encoded by the coding sequence ATGCAAACGAATGCGGAAGAATCGAGAAAGAAATTGATTGCCTTTGGCTGGTATGGTGGGAAGTTCAGCCACCTTGATTGGCTTCTCCCACTACTGCCCAAAACAAGGCATTTCTGCGAACCATTTGGAGGTTCAGCAGCTGTTCTTATCAACCGTGAGCCTTCACCACTGGAAACCTACAACGACCTAGATGGTGAAGTTGTTAATTTCTTCAAAGTTTTGCGAGATGAAAAGGATGAACTTATCGAAATGATAGGTTTGACTCCCTTTTCTCGTAAAGAGTATATTAATGCCATCAACATGAAAGGAAACCCAAATCTTTCCAACTTAGAGAGAGCCAGACTGTTTTATATTCGTGCTCGACAAACTAGAACAGGTTTGGCTCAAAGCGCAACTCCAGGTCGATGGGCACATTGTCGTCTCACAAGCCGTGCTGGAATGGCAGGTGCCGTATCAAGATGGCTAGGAGCCGTAGAATCTCTTTCTCAAATAGCTCAAAGACTGCTTAGGGTTCAGTTTGAAAATTCCCCTGCAATCGAAGTGATAGAGAGATATGACAGCCCTGAAACGCTATTTTATTGTGACCCCCCCTATCCCCACGAGAGCCGTGGAGACTCTAACGCTTATGAATTTGAGATGACTGACGAGGAACACACTGAACTGGCCGAGAAACTTCATACAGTTGAAGGGAAGGTGGCGCTATCTTCGTATGGCTGTGCGCTTATGGGAAAGCTTTATGGAGATTGGGAGCGTATAGATGCTCCCGAGAAGCTTTGTCATTCAGTAAAGCGGCTCAGACAAGAATCTATATGGATTAACTATTAG
- a CDS encoding molybdopterin dinucleotide-binding protein, whose amino-acid sequence MSRLQVTLLSGRTIDQGTAKERSKLSNEYRESVAICEIDPDDLKELGVKENSNVRVTTKQGSVVVKAKKSKRGPHLKIIYMPYGIWANIIVNPRTHGTGMPSFKGIPAEIQPAPTENVPSVPELLRQTYRKE is encoded by the coding sequence ATGTCAAGGCTCCAAGTCACCCTTCTAAGTGGAAGAACAATAGATCAAGGCACTGCAAAGGAACGAAGCAAACTCTCAAACGAGTACCGTGAAAGCGTGGCCATCTGCGAAATAGATCCTGACGATTTGAAGGAACTGGGCGTGAAGGAAAACTCCAACGTGAGAGTGACAACGAAGCAAGGATCGGTAGTCGTGAAAGCCAAAAAGTCAAAAAGGGGGCCTCATCTGAAGATTATTTATATGCCTTATGGAATTTGGGCAAACATCATAGTTAACCCTCGGACACACGGAACTGGTATGCCCTCTTTCAAGGGGATTCCTGCAGAAATACAACCTGCCCCAACAGAAAACGTTCCAAGTGTTCCAGAACTTCTAAGGCAAACTTACAGGAAAGAATAG